The DNA window TCGTCATTCCATAAACAAATTTATCTTCCGCATCGCGAATACGGGTCCCCGAAAAATCGTTAAGCACACGCCAGACTATCGCCTCGTCATCATCAAATAAGGGAATGAGGTGGGTATTGATAGAATCAATCAGGCCATAGTCAACCGCTACCGCATAAAGAAGATTTGACTCCTTTTCAATAGCGTCATACGCTTTGTAAACAGGGATTGGCACACAGTCATTCGGCTCCAGGCCTACAAGTCGCTTTGCGTTTTCAAAACGAGTTCCTGCGTTTTTCACATTAATTGGAAGACGAAGGTCGCCTTCGGTTAATGTAAAATCCACAAGCGTATGGCCGGATTCCCTGTCATCCTCATAATCGACCGTTTTTCTTTTGGCCCGCAAAGCGTCAACTTGCTCAAGGAAACGCTGCTCCGTAATTGCGGCCGGGAACATTTTGGTAATGGGGTTCTCAG is part of the Candidatus Desulfarcum epimagneticum genome and encodes:
- a CDS encoding conserved hypothetical protein (Evidence 4 : Unknown function but conserved in other organisms), translating into MFPAAITEQRFLEQVDALRAKRKTVDYEDDRESGHTLVDFTLTEGDLRLPINVKNAGTRFENAKRLVGLEPNDCVPIPVYKAYDAIEKESNLLYAVAVDYGLIDSINTHLIPLFDDDEAIVWRVLNDFSGTRIRDAEDKFVYGMTTRHWSGIRKNFATPEFRLISARKSIRILQKQPKRTPGIGLRAWGTGASAEVNVHISIDEETKPWVEVFDRIAANSLNDIIEAINRKKTEVVYDPEI